The following are encoded together in the Humulus lupulus chromosome 5, drHumLupu1.1, whole genome shotgun sequence genome:
- the LOC133834340 gene encoding uncharacterized protein LOC133834340 isoform X2, translating into MGTNDFQKKKRKNNKLTELSQEDRKLNKIVAEPKEDQHSEKRKRKKEHNVGVGNFVQFPFDDDTSIRKGKKKKGEKSARKGKVKNAENNNALIENNEQIDCEPADDLNEHVGRSKKALKKKKYQNSSKEDDSAQDKLEDAHNEVCHAPSTDEPFLKRKKGRSKEAKKNKKKQIDHDSSKELKSLEKEETAIEDDVYLISSGDEDCSKGMKKWITKYHQSRPGLTILQERIDEFITTHEAQLEEERKEREARVAEGGWTVVTHHKGRKKTTDAESGITVGSVAQAVADNKLAKKKTNEVGLDFYRFQRKESQRNEIMMLQSKFEQDKKKIQQLRAARKFRPY; encoded by the exons atgggaaccaATGATTTTCagaagaaaaaaaggaaaaataacaaGCTTACCGAGCTTTCCCAAGAAG AtagaaaattaaacaaaattgtTGCCGAACCTAAAGAGGACCAACATTCAGAGAAGAGAAAAAGGAAGAAGGAACATAATGTTGGTGTTGGCAACTTTGTTCAATTTCCTTTTGATG ACGATACTTCAATaagaaaagggaaaaagaagaaaggtGAGAAATCAGCAAGGAAGGGAAAAGTGAAGAATGCAGAGAACAACAATGCTTTGATTGAAAACAATGAGCAAATTGATTGCGAGCCTGCTGACGATTTAAATGAACATG TAGGTAGGTCAAAGAAagctttgaagaagaaaaaatatcaaaattcttCTAAGGAAGATGACTCTGCACAGGATAAATTAGAAGATGCTCACAATGAGGTTTGCCATGCCCCGTCAACAGATGAACCctttttgaaaaggaagaaag GCAGGTCAAAGGaagcaaagaaaaacaaaaagaagcAGATAGATCATGATTCATCAAAAGAGTTGAAGTCACTGGAAAAGGAAGAAACAGCTATTGAAGATGATGTTTATCTTATCTCTTCGGGGGATGAGGACTGTTCCAAAGGAATGAAAA AATGGATTACGAAGTACCATCAGAGTCGACCAGGGTTGACCATACTTCAAGAAAGAATAGATGAGTTTATTACTACTCATGAGGCACAATTGGAAGAG gaaagaaaagaaagagaagctCGTGTTGCCGAAGGAGGATGGACAGTTGTTACCCATCATAAAGGAAGGAAAAAGACGACCGATGCTGAAAGTGGAATCACAGTAGGTTCTGTTGCCCAAGCTGTTGCAGATAACAAGTTGGCCAAGAAGAAAACCAATGAAGTTGGTCTTGACTTCTACCGCTTCCAAAGAAAAGAATCCCAGAGGAATG AGATTATGATGCTCCAGAGCAAATTTGAGCAGGacaaaaagaaaatacaacagcTCAGAGCAGCTAGGAAGTTCCGGCCTTACTGA
- the LOC133834340 gene encoding uncharacterized protein LOC133834340 isoform X3 gives MGTNDFQKKKRKNNKLTELSQEDRKLNKIVAEPKEDQHSEKRKRKKEHNVGVGNFVQFPFDDDTSIRKGKKKKGEKSARKGKVKNAENNNALIENNEQIDCEPADDLNEHGRSKKALKKKKYQNSSKEDDSAQDKLEDAHNEVCHAPSTDEPFLKRKKGRSKEAKKNKKKQIDHDSSKELKSLEKEETAIEDDVYLISSGDEDCSKGMKKWITKYHQSRPGLTILQERIDEFITTHEAQLEEERKEREARVAEGGWTVVTHHKGRKKTTDAESGITVGSVAQAVADNKLAKKKTNEVGLDFYRFQRKESQRNEIMMLQSKFEQDKKKIQQLRAARKFRPY, from the exons atgggaaccaATGATTTTCagaagaaaaaaaggaaaaataacaaGCTTACCGAGCTTTCCCAAGAAG AtagaaaattaaacaaaattgtTGCCGAACCTAAAGAGGACCAACATTCAGAGAAGAGAAAAAGGAAGAAGGAACATAATGTTGGTGTTGGCAACTTTGTTCAATTTCCTTTTGATG ACGATACTTCAATaagaaaagggaaaaagaagaaaggtGAGAAATCAGCAAGGAAGGGAAAAGTGAAGAATGCAGAGAACAACAATGCTTTGATTGAAAACAATGAGCAAATTGATTGCGAGCCTGCTGACGATTTAAATGAACATG GTAGGTCAAAGAAagctttgaagaagaaaaaatatcaaaattcttCTAAGGAAGATGACTCTGCACAGGATAAATTAGAAGATGCTCACAATGAGGTTTGCCATGCCCCGTCAACAGATGAACCctttttgaaaaggaagaaag GCAGGTCAAAGGaagcaaagaaaaacaaaaagaagcAGATAGATCATGATTCATCAAAAGAGTTGAAGTCACTGGAAAAGGAAGAAACAGCTATTGAAGATGATGTTTATCTTATCTCTTCGGGGGATGAGGACTGTTCCAAAGGAATGAAAA AATGGATTACGAAGTACCATCAGAGTCGACCAGGGTTGACCATACTTCAAGAAAGAATAGATGAGTTTATTACTACTCATGAGGCACAATTGGAAGAG gaaagaaaagaaagagaagctCGTGTTGCCGAAGGAGGATGGACAGTTGTTACCCATCATAAAGGAAGGAAAAAGACGACCGATGCTGAAAGTGGAATCACAGTAGGTTCTGTTGCCCAAGCTGTTGCAGATAACAAGTTGGCCAAGAAGAAAACCAATGAAGTTGGTCTTGACTTCTACCGCTTCCAAAGAAAAGAATCCCAGAGGAATG AGATTATGATGCTCCAGAGCAAATTTGAGCAGGacaaaaagaaaatacaacagcTCAGAGCAGCTAGGAAGTTCCGGCCTTACTGA
- the LOC133834340 gene encoding uncharacterized protein LOC133834340 isoform X1: MGTNDFQKKKRKNNKLTELSQEDRKLNKIVAEPKEDQHSEKRKRKKEHNVGVGNFVQFPFDDDTSIRKGKKKKGEKSARKGKVKNAENNNALIENNEQIDCEPADDLNEHGISSLVGRSKKALKKKKYQNSSKEDDSAQDKLEDAHNEVCHAPSTDEPFLKRKKGRSKEAKKNKKKQIDHDSSKELKSLEKEETAIEDDVYLISSGDEDCSKGMKKWITKYHQSRPGLTILQERIDEFITTHEAQLEEERKEREARVAEGGWTVVTHHKGRKKTTDAESGITVGSVAQAVADNKLAKKKTNEVGLDFYRFQRKESQRNEIMMLQSKFEQDKKKIQQLRAARKFRPY, from the exons atgggaaccaATGATTTTCagaagaaaaaaaggaaaaataacaaGCTTACCGAGCTTTCCCAAGAAG AtagaaaattaaacaaaattgtTGCCGAACCTAAAGAGGACCAACATTCAGAGAAGAGAAAAAGGAAGAAGGAACATAATGTTGGTGTTGGCAACTTTGTTCAATTTCCTTTTGATG ACGATACTTCAATaagaaaagggaaaaagaagaaaggtGAGAAATCAGCAAGGAAGGGAAAAGTGAAGAATGCAGAGAACAACAATGCTTTGATTGAAAACAATGAGCAAATTGATTGCGAGCCTGCTGACGATTTAAATGAACATG GTATTTCTTCTTTAGTAGGTAGGTCAAAGAAagctttgaagaagaaaaaatatcaaaattcttCTAAGGAAGATGACTCTGCACAGGATAAATTAGAAGATGCTCACAATGAGGTTTGCCATGCCCCGTCAACAGATGAACCctttttgaaaaggaagaaag GCAGGTCAAAGGaagcaaagaaaaacaaaaagaagcAGATAGATCATGATTCATCAAAAGAGTTGAAGTCACTGGAAAAGGAAGAAACAGCTATTGAAGATGATGTTTATCTTATCTCTTCGGGGGATGAGGACTGTTCCAAAGGAATGAAAA AATGGATTACGAAGTACCATCAGAGTCGACCAGGGTTGACCATACTTCAAGAAAGAATAGATGAGTTTATTACTACTCATGAGGCACAATTGGAAGAG gaaagaaaagaaagagaagctCGTGTTGCCGAAGGAGGATGGACAGTTGTTACCCATCATAAAGGAAGGAAAAAGACGACCGATGCTGAAAGTGGAATCACAGTAGGTTCTGTTGCCCAAGCTGTTGCAGATAACAAGTTGGCCAAGAAGAAAACCAATGAAGTTGGTCTTGACTTCTACCGCTTCCAAAGAAAAGAATCCCAGAGGAATG AGATTATGATGCTCCAGAGCAAATTTGAGCAGGacaaaaagaaaatacaacagcTCAGAGCAGCTAGGAAGTTCCGGCCTTACTGA